The DNA sequence AGAAGCGGTCCTCGCCGAGTCGCGGTGCACCAATGTGGATGGTGACATATTCGGATCTGGTGACCTTACTGCTGACCTTTTTTGTTCTTCTCCTCTCCATGGCAAGTCTTGATCCGGTCCGCTTTACCCAAGCATCAAGTTCTCTTAAGGATGCCTTCGGAATGCATGCCAACCCGGCTCAGGTAGAATTTGAAATACCGGTGCTCCCCTCTCCTCCGGTTACAAAATTTTCGCCTATGCAAAATGAAATGACCGTCAAAATCTATAGACGCATCAAAACCAGGATCGATGCAGATAATCTTTCTCAGGAAATAGATATCATCAACAAAGACGGCGAAACAATAATTCTCCGGGTCAAGGATACCATCCTCTTTGATCCCGGTGAAACGAAGATATCTCCACAGTCATATCAGCTGTTGCGTTATATCGCTGACATAATACGTCCTTTGCCTTTACGGCTGCGAATTGAGGGACATACGGATTCACTGTCGGAGAGTGGAGCTGAACTGGGAGAATGGGATGTTTCGATGGCCAGAGCTGTTTCGGTTATGCGGTTTCTGAAAAAGGGAGCCCTGCTTCCCCTGGACAGAATGAGCGCCATAGGCTATGGACCCGACAAGCCGATCTCCATTAGCAATACTCCTGAAGGTCGAAGGCAAAACAGGAGGGTGGACTTTGTCCTCCGCGCCAAAACAGGTATGGATGCGGAAGAGTCTAGAAATCTGGAGACTCGGATTCCATTTTAGGAGTCAGATAAATGAAAATGCACATACAGGGACAAAACACCAATGGCTGAAAAAAAAGGGATACAAAAACAACCGGAAACTCCGGAATCCGGCGGCAGCAAAAAGCGCATAATAATAATACTGGCATCGATCATTCTTTTGATCGTTCTTATAGGTGCCGGAGTGAGCCTTTTTTTCTTCCTCAAAAGCGAGGGCGAGGAAGACAAAAAACCCTCTTCCGTCCTTGAGGTGCCTGTACCTGAGTTGCAGAAAAACACCAATATAGGCCCGATGATAGATATCAATGATTTTATTGTCAACATCATCAGCGCTGAAACCAGCCACTACGTCAAGGCATCATTTACTCTGGAGCTATCAAATGAAATAGTCAAAGAGGAAGTTGTTCAGCGTATGCCGCAGGTAAGAGACTCTATTCTTCTCTCCGTCGGTAATAAAACCTACGATGAACTTCAGGATCTTCAGGGAAAGAAGCAACTTAAAGCCGAGCTGGCCAGTAAACTCAATGCCATCCTGGTCTCCGGCAGGATTAATTCCATTTATTTCACTGACTTCGTAGTTCAATAATACATACCTCCTGGACGCCATTTTGGAAGCTATTCTCAGTAAAAAAGAAATCGCCGACCTCCTGAAAGCTATCAAACAGGGTCAGGTATCGCTGGATCTCGACAAGAATGGGCGAAAGCATTTCACTAAAGATTGTATTCCTCTGAATCTTTTCCAGGCAAATACCTTCAGCGATGAACTAAGCAGGCTGGCGAATTTCGACATCATTCTTGATAATTTCTGCCAGAATCTGGCGATTACCCTTACGAATAATCTGCAGAGAACCTTTTCGATCAGCAGATCGCAAATCGACTCTTCCCATTTTCTTGATTTTTTGCTTGAGAATAAAGATGTAGGAGCTATTGCGGTCCTCGATATCTCTCCCTTAAAACATGGAGCATTACTCCTGGTCGACTCTCACATGTGCTTTTCCATGGTTGAGATAATTTTGGGAGCATCTACGGAAATCGAACTCATACAGCCGAACAGGAAGCTAACCTCCATAGAACTGAATATCATCCAATCCATCATGCTCAAGGGATGTGATGATCTGGACAGGGCCTTTGCTCCCCTGATCAACCTCAAAACATCTTTAATCAAGGTTGAAAGCAACAGCCGAATGGTTTCAATAACCGATGCCGATGCCGAAATACTCATAGGTACTTTCGAGGTGCGCGTCGGCGATCAGACAGGTGAAATGAAAATCGTTTTTCCCCTGTCCACCATCGATCCTCTGCGGGAAGGTCTCAAGGACCTCCTCAATGTCAACAAAGCCAAACAGGGCATATGGACAAAGGTTCTCGAACAGGAGGCCTATAATATCTACTCTGAACTCATTGCTCAGTCGGGAACTATCTCGATGTCCGTCGGTGATGTCTTAGAAATGAAAAAGGGCGATACTCTATTTCTTGACTATAACCTGAACTCCCCTCTCAAGGTTCTGGTTGAGAACAAACATAAATTTTTCGCGATACCCGGCACACATAATGGCAAAAAAGCTATAAATATAACCGGCGTCAAAGATCAAGGAGCATAATTATGGAGACACCTAAGTCGGAAAAAAGATCTGCACGACCAGACCCGGAAGAGCTTAAGGAACTGCTGGAAAAGGAGTCCGATTCTGCCGATGACATGCCGCGCCAGGGCAATGGCTCACTCTCATCGCGCGGGCTGGATTTCCTCTACGATGTACCTCTGCAGGTTTCTGTTGAGGTGGGCCGGTGCAAGATTCTGCTCAAGGACCTGCTCAGCATGTCGGAAGGTTATGTAATTGAGCTTGAAAAGCTGGCCGGCGAACCACTTGACCTGTTCGTTAATTCGAGACTGATCGCTCATGGTGAGGCTGTTCTCGTCGGCGAGAAATTTGGTATTCGTTTAACGGATGTGGTCAGTACCAGCGACAGGGTTGAAAAACTGGGTTGAATATCATGTATCCACGAACTGTTACTATACCTTCCTTTTCATTCCTCGCAACCGTTGTCTCCAGCAGTTGTGCGCATGCAGCCGAATACGATGCGGTGAGCTCCGGCTTGCGCATGCTCTGGGGACTGCTGATCGTATTAGCAATAATGTTCGTGCTGTATACCTTGCTCCGCAAGCGCGTTTCTGCATTCCAGCAGCAGGGTAAAGGTATTATAAAGGTTATCGAAATCAAACATATTCCACCCAAAAAATCATTGCTGCTGATAGAGGTTCGCGGCAGGGAGTTCCTGGTTGGAGCAGGAAGTGATGCCATAACCACCATCATTCCTCTGCAGCATGGTGCATCCTTTCCCTCTATCCTTGAAAAAACTCAAGAGAAACGGCAGCATCCATGAAATCTTCAGCACCTGCTCTTTTCCTTGCGGCGATAACGCTTCTTGCTGTTATTGCGCTGCCGTCAATCTCTACGGCAGTCGGCCTGCCGACCTTGACCTTCGGTGTTGAAGACGCCGAGAGCACCACCCAGGTTTCAAGCGCTCTACAGGTTCTTTTTCTCCTCACCATATTATCGATTGCACCTGCGATTCTGCTGATGATGACCAGTTTCAGTCGTATTGTCATTGTTCTTGGCTTTGTCAGAATGGCAATGGGAACAAACAATATGCCGCCGACTCAGGTTGTAATCGGGCTTTCCCTGTTCCTGACCTTCTTTATTATGTCGCCGACCCTGAACGCGATTAACAACGAGGCCCTACAGCCCTATCTCAGCGAAGAGATCAGCCAGCAGGAAGCACTTGAAAATGCCCTCGAACCTATGCGTGACTTTATGTTTTCCCACGTCATGGAGGCGGAACTTGCTCTCCTCAGCGATCTGACCCTGGAAGCTGAGCCTCTAGACAAGGAGGATATTCCCACCATGACCCTGATCCCGGCGTTCATGCTTTCCGAGTTGAAGAGAGCCTTTCAGATGGGATTTATGATTTATATCCCTTTCCTGGTCATTGACATGATCGTGGCCTCGGTGCTGATGTCCATGGGGATGATGATGCTTCCGCCGGTAATTATTTCCATGCCCTTCAAGCTTCTGCTATTTGTTCTTATCGACGGCTGGGGCCTTGTCGCCGGATCACTGCTGAAGAGCTTCGGTTAGGAGTAACAAATGACATCTGATCTCGCTGTAAATGTATGCATGAAAGCCATCCAGACGATTTTTATGTGCGCCGGACCAATGCTTATTGCCGGCCTGATCGTTGGCCTGATAGTCTCCATTCTCCAGGCGGCCACCCAGGTAAATGAACAGACCCTTACTTTCATCCCCAAAATTGTCTCTGTTTTCCTGACGCTGCTCCTCTTCGGCCCCTGGATAATTAATACGCTGACAAATTTTTCTCTGGGGATCTTTGAGACCCTTGCCACGTTTTAAGGGATCCAGTGTATCTCGATCTCCTGCCGGTTGAACAGTTTCAGAACTTTGCCGTCTGCACTTCCAGAGTAGCCGGTTTTCTGACGGCAATACCGGTATACTTCGGAGCGCAGACACCGATGAGGCTGAAAGCAGGACTGGTCATAGCACTCTCCCTCGTCCTTTTTCCGCTGCTGCAGCCTTATGTTGTCGATGTAGATTTCAGACCACCGGCATTTCTCCTTCTGGTTATCAATGAAACCCTGCTCGGCATGATGATCGGTCTCATCGCTCGTTTTATCTTTATATCGGTCGAGTTTGGCGGCACTATTATCGGCTATCAGATGGGATTTGCGGCGGCAAATATTTTCGACCCTCAAAATCAGCGTCAGACCGCACTTATCTCACAATTCCAGAACGTATTTGCAATTTTGATTTTTCTTTCCCTGGACATACACCATTATTTCATCCGGACTGCAGTTCATTCCTATGAAGTTCTGCCCCCAGGAAATCTCAACTTCAGCGGCGAGGCCGTTCCCTATCTTGTCGAGCTTTCCACCAGGATGTTTATCCTGGGCGCTCAATTCAGTGCACCAATCCTCGTTATCCTGTTGCTGTCCGGGCTTATCCTGGGCATTCTCTCCCGCACCTTTCCGCAACTCAATGTATTCCTGCTCTCCTTCCCCATCAACATTGGTATTTCTTTCGCCGTCATTGGTTTGACTTTAGGACTGGTAAAGATCCTTTTAAGTCGGGAATTTGACATGCTGCCGGATCGAATGTTCTCCCTGCTGCAGTATCTCAATTGATGGCATCGCGATAAGCACCCGCGTAAGGGCATAAACTCCGACTTCGAGAAAGCCCGATCTCCGGCGTTGCCTTGTACATCGATCTTTTTATCTAGCTATCTGACATCGTGATGACTTTTCACGAATCCATCTCAATTGATTTAATACTACTTTTTTCCGTAATTTAATCTGGCGTTTTTCTTGCAGCTAGCAAATCTTGTCACACCATTAACAAAATGATCTATTTAACAAAACTCAATGAGTTTTTTATATGGCGGCAGAGAACCAGGCAGGCGAACGCACCGAAGAAGCAACGGCAAAACGGAGGAATGATTTCCGTGAAAAAGGCCAGGTTGCACAAAGCAAAGAAGTGCATACTGCCGCCATTTTCACCATTCTTCTTCTCTTTTGGGTTTTATATCTCCCCATATTTATAACTGAATTCACAACCATACTGACACTGATACTGGAGGCCGGCGCCGATATCATCATAACACCTGCCAAGACAATGGAGCTTGCTTTTTACCTGGCACAAAAGCTGGGTCTGCTGCTCGCCCCCCTCTTCGTCCTTGTTCTCATAATCGGTTTTTTTTCGTCTTTCTTCCAGATTGGCTGGCTTTTCACCACTAAACCGTTTCAGCCTGATATTAACAAGTTCAATCCCATTACCGGTGTTGGCAGAATCTTTTCTAAAAAATCCATCGTCGAACTGATAAAGTCTATTTTTAAAATCATATTAATAGGATGGGTCGCTTACTCCACTGTCGCCAATAATTTCGAACAGGCCCTCACTCTGGTGGACAGCAGCATCTCCGAGACCTTGAGATTTTTAGGGAGGACCGCAGGTGTTATTCTTGCCAAGGTCTGTGCCGTACTCATTCTGCTCGCCTTTATCGATCTCATCTTCGTCCGCTATGAGATGGAGGAGAAGATGAAAATGACCAAACAGGAGGTAAAGGAGGAACATAAGGAATCCGAAGGCGATCCTCTGGTCAAATCTCAGATTCGTGCTATACAGCGCCAGATGGCGCAAAAGAGGATGATGGCAGAGGTCCCGCATGCCGATGTCATTATCACCAATCCCACCCATATTTCTGTTGCTGTTCGCTATGATTCCGGCAAGATGGACGCTCCCGTCGTGCTGGCAAAGGGAGCCGGGGTCATCGCCATGAATATCCGCACGATAGCCAGGGATAACAATATTCCCATCATCGAAAACCCGCCTGTGGCTCGCTTATTGCATACTGTGGAGCTGGGTGCTGCCATTCCTGAAGAACTTTTCAAGGCAGTCGCTGAAATTCTCGCACATGTCTACTCATTGAAAGGAAAGAGCATATAATGGCAATCTCCGGCCTGCAGAACAGATTCAACGTCAACCAGCTGAAGTTTTTTGCGGGAAGAAGCAACGTTGTGGTATCGCTGGGTTTCGTTTCTATTCTGATGATCATGATCATCCCTTTGCCGCCGCTGCTCATCGATCTTTTTCTTTCGGCCAACATCACTCTGGCCCTGCTCATACTGGTCATCACCCTATATACCGTCAAGGCCGTGGAGTTCTCTATTTTCCCCTCCATTCTCCTTACCGCCACTCTATTCAGGCTCTCTCTCAATGTGGCCTCGACGCGCCTGATACTCCTCAGGGGAGATCAGGGACCGGAAGCAGCAGGAACTGTGATCCAGTCATTTGGCCAATTTGTGGTGGGAGGCAACTATGTTGTCGGAATTGTCGTCTTTGCCATTCTCGTTCTCATTAATTTTATGGTTATCACCAAAGGCGCCGGCAGGGTTGCTGAAGTGGCCGCACGATTCACTCTCGACGGTATGCCCGGTAAACAGATGGCCATCGACGCCGATCTCAATGCCGGACTTATCGATGAAGACCAGGCACGGCAGAGGCGGGAAGATATATCCAACGAAGCAGCCTTTCACGGCGCCATGGACGGTGCCTCGAAATTCGTCAAGGGTGATGCCATAGCTGGCATTATCATAACCCTTATCAATATTGGCGCGGGATTTGTCATCGGTGTCCTGCAAAAGGGCATGCCGATCGCCGAAGCTGCACAGATTTATACCATCCTGACCGTGGGGGACGGCCTGGTCGGCCAGATACCGGCGCTCATTATTTCGGCATCCGCCGGTTTGCTGGTCACCAGGGCCACCGGGAAAAAAGACTTCGGCACCGATCTTCACACCCAGTTTACCACCTATTCTATTGCCTTATGGGTCGTTGCCGCAATTCTGCTGATTTTTGCCTTGATTCCCGGTCTGCCCTTTCTGCCTTTTCTGGCAATCTCCATTTCGCTCGCAGCGCTGGCCTACTATCTGGATAAAAAGAAAGTAACTGAGGCGTTGATCCCCGAAGAGAAAAAAGAAGGACCTCCGGTACGCACCACCGAAAATTATGAAGAAATGCTCAATGTGGATCTCCTCGAGCTTGAGGTCGGCTACGGACTTATCCCCTTCGTCGATTCCAATCAGGATGGGGAATTGCTGACCCGCATTCAGTCAATCCGTAAACAGTTCGCTATCAACAATGGGTTTATTGTCCCTCCGATCCATATAAAAGACAACCTGCAGCTCAATCCCAATCAGTACACCCTCGCCCTGAAAGGCATTCAGGTTGCCGAAGCGGAGATTCTTCCAGGGTATTTCATGGCAATGGATCCGGGCATCGTTACCGAAAAGATTCCCGGAATAGACACGGTCGAACCGGCATTCGGCCTGCCGGCAATCTGGATCAGTGAGGATAAGAAAGAAAGGTCCCAGATAGCGGGTTATACCGTAGTCGACTGTACCACGGTCATGACCACGCATATTACCGAAGTCATAAAAAAACATGCTCATGAACTCATCGGCCGGCAGGAAGTACAGAACCTTCTCGACAATCTCCTGAAATCCTATCCCAAACTGGTGGAGGAGCTGGTCCCCGCTGTCCTCTCCCTGGGGACCATCATGAGGGTTCTGCAAAACCTGCTCAGGGAAGGCGTCTCCATACGTGATCTTCGTACAATTCTTGAAACAATGGCTGATTGGGCTCCTGTCACCCAGGATACCGATATTTTGACAGAATACGTCCGCCATGCCCTTTCCCGGACTATCTGTTCACAGCTTGTCGATAATGGCGTCATACCGCTGATGACCCTTGCCAAGGAGGTGGAGGATAAAATACAGCAGGCTATCCAGCATCGTGAGCAGGGCAGCTATCTTGCAATAGACCCGCCAACGGCACAGAAAATACTCGATGCAATCGGCGAGACAAGTAATGTTTTCCAGGGAGGCCATATGCCTACCCTGCTCGTTGCTCCGCAGATACGGCCTCATGTACGCAGTTTGACGGAGAGATATTATCCGGCGCTGACGATTATTTCTCATAATGAGATCGCGCCTGATTTGAAAGTTAAATCTTTAGGGACAGTGACGATCGATGCAAGTTAAGGTTTTTGAAGCCGCCGACATGGCATCCGGGCTGAGAAAAGTACGTCGGGAACTCGGACCCGATGCATTGATACTTTCAACCAGAACCGTGAAAAGCGGCAAGCTGGGACTCCTCGGCAAAAATACTCTTGAGATAACGGCAGCCATCGACAAGCAATGGCCGGAGCCTCCTCCGGTTTCGGGCAATTCGGCATCCCTTTCAAGAGCCGACAAAGCGTATCGTCATAACAGTCAAAACAGCAGCAAAAACGTAAAAAATACCGCTGAAAATGATGCCGGGCTCTCCCCTCACCCTGCTGTGGCAGCTTCAGGCCCGGGAGGCGGATTCGGCAATCCGACGGTGGATTCTCCGGCACTGCTACGTGAATTTGATGAACTCAGGAATATGGTCAAAGGCCTTGCCGGCGAAATATCACGGATCAGTTCCAGCGCTCCTCCACTAGAAACTCCAGCAGGCAGGTTGCCAATACATAACCTTGAGCACAAACTTCGTTCTTCCTCGAGCGGAAACATCGTTGAAGAGATTTTACTCAACCGGGGAATCACCAATGAGGCGGCTCGAATTATTTCCACATTCGCAGGTGAGCGCCTCAATGAGGCTGATCTGGCGGATGCCGGTAAGGTCTATGGGTTCCTGCATACTACCCTCGCCGATATATTGACGGTGAACACTCCCGACTTCAGCGACAACAGCACTCAGAAAAGAATGGCCTTTGTCGGGCCGACAGGGGTCGGCAAAACCACAACTCTGGCCAAAATCGCCGCCAAGTACCTGTCCTCGCAGTCGAACTCCATCGCCTTGATAACCATCGACACCTACAGAATCGCCGCGGTAGAGCAGTTGAAGGTATATGGTGAAATCATGCATCTTCCCGTAGAGGTGGTGATCACACCACAACAGCTTAAAGAGGCACTTGACAAACATCGCGGCAAAGAGCTTATTCTCATAGATACGGCAGGCAGAAGCCCGCACGATGCTCTGAGCATCATCGATCTGCAGAGTTTCTTGCCCCCCGAACTGGAGATAGACAATTACCTTGTGCTCTCCGCCACAACCCGTGACAATGAGCTATTGGAGGCATATGCCCAGTTCAATCAAATTCCTCTGCACAGCACTATTTTTACCAAGATAGATGAATGTTCCAGACTTGGCGTACTGCTGAATATTCAGGTTCAAAACGGCAATCCTATTTCCTATGTCACCAACGGACAAAGAGTACCCGAAGACATACTGGAAGCAGACAAAAACCAATTAGCACAACTAATAATTCCATCTCCCAACGGAATCGTACATGATTAATCAAAAACAATCATCAGCCGATCAGGCACAAACACTGCGGGCCATCAATACCGGAAAATCTGCGGAAAGCATCAGCCGAAGCAACGAGGCTTTCACCCAGGTATTTTCCATCACCAGCGGCAAAGGCGGTGTCGGAAAGACGGCTGTTGTCGCTAACACCGCCGTTACTCTGGCCAAGATGGGGAAATCGGTCCTTATTCTTGATGCCGATCTGGGGCTTGCCAATGTCGATGTGGTTTTCGGGTTGGCTCCCCAATTCAATCTTAACCATTTTTTCTCCGGTGAACACGAACTTGAAGATATAATGGTCGAAGGACCGTACGGAATAAAGATTCTGCCGGCCGGATCGGGCATACAGAACTTCACCAGGCTGGACGGGCATCACAAAATGAGGCTGCTGGACGGCCTCGACACCATGCATGAAGATTTCGATTTTGTGCTCATCGACACCGAGGCGGGCATCTCGGAGAACGTCACCTATTTCAACACGGCGGCCCAGGAAATACTGGTGGTCACCACCCCGGACCCGACCGCAATTACAGATGCCTATGCCCTGATGAAATTGCTCTCCACCCAGTTCCATGAAAAACACTTCAATCTCATCGTCAACCAGACGCAGAATGATGAAGAAGGCCTTGATGTGTATCGAAAAATCACTATGGTCGCCAACCGTTACCTTGATATCTCCATCGATTATCTGGGATCGATCCCTGTTGATAAACTAATGATCGACTCTATACGAAAACAGAAAGTCTTTGTTGACATGCATCCTTCTTCTTCCATTGCCGATGCCTTCTCTTCATTGGCTGCCCGATTGTGTTCTGAAAAAACAACGACGCAGCCAAAGGGTAATCTTCAGTTTTTCTGGAAGAAACTCCTTAATCTGGGCAACAGGGAGTAACTATGATTTATGCTAAACAGAAGCACAGCGAAGATAAGTCCAAGCTGATTCGGGATAATATAGAGCTTGTCGATATTCTGGTTGGACGTATGGCAACACAGGTTCCGGCATTCATGAATCGCGATGATATGCGCAGCGCCGGACTGATGGGCCTTATCGATGCCGCCAATAAATTTGATACTTCGAAGAACATACTCTTCAAAACCTTTGCGGAATACCGGATTCGCGGCGCAATTTTCGATGAGATGAGGAAACTTGACTGGTTTTCCAGAACCCTCAGAGACAAACAAAGCAGGGTCTCCAAGACCATGTCCTCCCTGGAGAACAAACTCGGACGCGACCCCAGCGAGGAAGAAATGGCCGGAGAAATGAAGCTTGGTCTGGAAGAATACCAGAATCTTCTCGGTCAGGTCTCCCACCTGGGCTGCGTCAGCCTGCACGAAGCACTGGACAACAGCGGAGAAGGACGTCAGTTTATTGATGAACTTGTTGATGAAAGCAAAGGCTCATCACCGGTCGATATTCTGGAAAACAGCGAAGTGACTGCCATCATTGCCGATATTCTAGGCAATCTTCCGGAAAAAGAGAGACTGGTCATTTCACTTTATTATTATGAAGAATTAACGCAGAAGGAAATTGCCGAAGTCCTTGGGGTATCCGAAGGGAGAATTTCCCAGTTGCACAGCCAGGCACTCATTAATCTGAAAAATAAGGCTCGGACACGGCTTCACTAGTAAGAATTCAGCTCTAACGGGAAAAAATTATCATGATCCATATTGATACGGAAATACTCCTAACCATCACTCTTTTTCTCTGTGCGCTTATTACCATTCGTTCGATGTATTTGAGAAGACTTCTCATCAGGGACAGGACGAAACTTGGTGAAGCCCTCACCGCCCTCGATTGTGCCGCCGCTGAACTGGAAAAACTACGGCAAATGCAAAAACGTTTCCAGAACTTCAAGGCAAACCTCAATCAGGCAGAACTCGCCACCAAAATCCAGCAGCCCCGTTTGGAGTTAAGCCGGAAAAACGGCGAGCTGCGCACTCCCGAGCGTTATCAATATATTCATTCACTGGCTGAAAAAGGAATAAACGCCTCCGATATCGCCTCCATCCTCACCATATCCAACCAGGAGGCCGACCAGCTGGTCGCTCTTGCCAATCTTTCCCGGAATTGAGTTTCTCTGAAACTCCCTAAAGCCGACATCCAATTCCCCGGAGGGGTAAAGTCGTATAACCGGTGGTTTCAACCACCGGACCTTGAGACGTTTACGGATAATTGATGTTCATTTCTCGTTTTTTATCACTGGTTTTGGGAAGTAAGGTACTAAAGATAACCCCTGTCCCTGCCGATATACTACTGACTCAGAAAAACCATCAACATCAACAGAAAAGGAAATCATGGTCTCAGGTAAATACAGCGCTCTCTCCGGTGCCATAGCACGAGAACAGAGTATCGCCAATACATCTGCCAACCTCGCCAATGTCAGCACCATCGGCTATAAAAAGACCCGGATGAGCTTCGAGTCGATCCTCAAGGAGGAGCAGCAGATCGCCGATACCAAAGGTATTAACTACAGCAGAGTAAAAGGGAATTATATTGATTTCTCCCAAGGTCCTCTGAAGGAAACCGACAGCCCTTTGGATGTTGCCATAATGGGAGACGGATTCTTCAAAATTCGCAGTGCCCAGGGCGACCTTCTCACCCGTAAGGGAAATTTTGTCCTGGACGATACAGGCAGACTGCTCACTGATACGGGAATGCCGGTTTTAAACAATGGCGGCGGTGAAATTTTCATCCGGGCCGAGGATACCGCTTCCATCGTTATCGATCGGGCCGGCAATATTACCGGCGTGGGTGCCAATGGCGAGCAAACTCCCTTCGGGCAGCTGGCCATCGTCGATGTTGACGACAAATCGCTCCTTGAAAATGAACTTGATACCGCTTATTCGGTACCGCCCGAAGCGCTGGAAATACCCGCCGAGAATTTCCGTATATCACAGGGCAGTCTGGAAGTTTCAAATGTTAATATGACCGATGAAATGACCAAGATGATATACGACAATCGCCTGTTCCAGGCTTACCACAGTGTCCTGGAGAGCTATTCGAAACTTGGTGAGAAACTTGAAGCGCTGGGCACGCTTGCCTAACCCGGCCAAAGAATGATGTGAGCTATTCACTATCGCAGACAGATACGAGAAAAGAGAGGAAATGATTCGATCACTCTATACCG is a window from the Desulfopila inferna genome containing:
- the flhA gene encoding flagellar biosynthesis protein FlhA; translated protein: MAISGLQNRFNVNQLKFFAGRSNVVVSLGFVSILMIMIIPLPPLLIDLFLSANITLALLILVITLYTVKAVEFSIFPSILLTATLFRLSLNVASTRLILLRGDQGPEAAGTVIQSFGQFVVGGNYVVGIVVFAILVLINFMVITKGAGRVAEVAARFTLDGMPGKQMAIDADLNAGLIDEDQARQRREDISNEAAFHGAMDGASKFVKGDAIAGIIITLINIGAGFVIGVLQKGMPIAEAAQIYTILTVGDGLVGQIPALIISASAGLLVTRATGKKDFGTDLHTQFTTYSIALWVVAAILLIFALIPGLPFLPFLAISISLAALAYYLDKKKVTEALIPEEKKEGPPVRTTENYEEMLNVDLLELEVGYGLIPFVDSNQDGELLTRIQSIRKQFAINNGFIVPPIHIKDNLQLNPNQYTLALKGIQVAEAEILPGYFMAMDPGIVTEKIPGIDTVEPAFGLPAIWISEDKKERSQIAGYTVVDCTTVMTTHITEVIKKHAHELIGRQEVQNLLDNLLKSYPKLVEELVPAVLSLGTIMRVLQNLLREGVSIRDLRTILETMADWAPVTQDTDILTEYVRHALSRTICSQLVDNGVIPLMTLAKEVEDKIQQAIQHREQGSYLAIDPPTAQKILDAIGETSNVFQGGHMPTLLVAPQIRPHVRSLTERYYPALTIISHNEIAPDLKVKSLGTVTIDAS
- the flhF gene encoding flagellar biosynthesis protein FlhF, whose translation is MQVKVFEAADMASGLRKVRRELGPDALILSTRTVKSGKLGLLGKNTLEITAAIDKQWPEPPPVSGNSASLSRADKAYRHNSQNSSKNVKNTAENDAGLSPHPAVAASGPGGGFGNPTVDSPALLREFDELRNMVKGLAGEISRISSSAPPLETPAGRLPIHNLEHKLRSSSSGNIVEEILLNRGITNEAARIISTFAGERLNEADLADAGKVYGFLHTTLADILTVNTPDFSDNSTQKRMAFVGPTGVGKTTTLAKIAAKYLSSQSNSIALITIDTYRIAAVEQLKVYGEIMHLPVEVVITPQQLKEALDKHRGKELILIDTAGRSPHDALSIIDLQSFLPPELEIDNYLVLSATTRDNELLEAYAQFNQIPLHSTIFTKIDECSRLGVLLNIQVQNGNPISYVTNGQRVPEDILEADKNQLAQLIIPSPNGIVHD
- a CDS encoding MinD/ParA family protein, which translates into the protein MINQKQSSADQAQTLRAINTGKSAESISRSNEAFTQVFSITSGKGGVGKTAVVANTAVTLAKMGKSVLILDADLGLANVDVVFGLAPQFNLNHFFSGEHELEDIMVEGPYGIKILPAGSGIQNFTRLDGHHKMRLLDGLDTMHEDFDFVLIDTEAGISENVTYFNTAAQEILVVTTPDPTAITDAYALMKLLSTQFHEKHFNLIVNQTQNDEEGLDVYRKITMVANRYLDISIDYLGSIPVDKLMIDSIRKQKVFVDMHPSSSIADAFSSLAARLCSEKTTTQPKGNLQFFWKKLLNLGNRE
- a CDS encoding FliA/WhiG family RNA polymerase sigma factor is translated as MIYAKQKHSEDKSKLIRDNIELVDILVGRMATQVPAFMNRDDMRSAGLMGLIDAANKFDTSKNILFKTFAEYRIRGAIFDEMRKLDWFSRTLRDKQSRVSKTMSSLENKLGRDPSEEEMAGEMKLGLEEYQNLLGQVSHLGCVSLHEALDNSGEGRQFIDELVDESKGSSPVDILENSEVTAIIADILGNLPEKERLVISLYYYEELTQKEIAEVLGVSEGRISQLHSQALINLKNKARTRLH
- the flgF gene encoding flagellar basal-body rod protein FlgF, which codes for MVSGKYSALSGAIAREQSIANTSANLANVSTIGYKKTRMSFESILKEEQQIADTKGINYSRVKGNYIDFSQGPLKETDSPLDVAIMGDGFFKIRSAQGDLLTRKGNFVLDDTGRLLTDTGMPVLNNGGGEIFIRAEDTASIVIDRAGNITGVGANGEQTPFGQLAIVDVDDKSLLENELDTAYSVPPEALEIPAENFRISQGSLEVSNVNMTDEMTKMIYDNRLFQAYHSVLESYSKLGEKLEALGTLA